One genomic window of Halomicrobium sp. LC1Hm includes the following:
- a CDS encoding universal stress protein: MSPAIDSILVPTDGSEGATVGAQRGIDLAATADADVHVLSVVDTREIEPSLSRFGGKDRSDREQLFEDEARRAVDSVTGLAQTHLSGRVTGTVERGVPFQAINEYVEGHDIDVIAMGTHGRTGLQRLLLGSVAEKVLRTANVPVVAVPSTVDEIEPGEGTYENVLLPTDNSDGASVAIDWGMTLATLYGAMVYTIYSVDTSLLAGSERASEIHGALEQVGRDALDAVRRRARATGVSVAGNVGSGPAARVILAESGDHDIDLIVMGTHGRSGIDRYLIGSVTETVVRNADVPVCCVPMTEL; the protein is encoded by the coding sequence ATGAGCCCAGCGATCGATTCGATTCTCGTGCCGACCGACGGGAGCGAGGGAGCCACAGTCGGCGCACAGCGCGGGATCGACCTGGCGGCGACGGCCGACGCGGACGTACACGTGCTGTCAGTGGTCGACACCCGCGAGATCGAGCCGTCGCTGTCGCGGTTCGGTGGCAAGGACCGTTCAGACCGAGAACAGCTGTTCGAAGACGAGGCCAGGCGTGCGGTCGATAGCGTCACCGGGCTCGCACAGACACACCTCTCGGGTCGAGTCACCGGAACGGTCGAACGAGGGGTGCCGTTCCAGGCGATCAACGAGTACGTCGAGGGACACGACATCGACGTGATCGCGATGGGGACCCACGGACGGACCGGTCTCCAGCGACTCCTGCTTGGCAGCGTCGCCGAGAAGGTCCTTCGGACCGCGAACGTTCCGGTCGTTGCAGTCCCGTCCACCGTCGACGAGATCGAGCCCGGCGAGGGAACCTACGAGAACGTCCTGCTGCCGACGGACAACAGCGACGGCGCGTCGGTCGCGATCGACTGGGGGATGACGCTGGCGACGCTGTACGGTGCGATGGTATACACCATCTACTCGGTCGATACGAGCCTGTTGGCCGGCTCCGAGAGAGCGAGCGAGATCCACGGAGCGCTGGAACAGGTCGGTCGAGACGCGCTCGATGCGGTCCGACGGCGTGCTCGGGCGACCGGCGTCAGCGTCGCGGGCAACGTTGGGAGCGGACCGGCCGCGCGCGTGATCCTCGCCGAGAGCGGCGACCACGACATCGATCTGATCGTGATGGGGACCCACGGCCGCTCCGGTATCGACCGGTATCTCATCGGCAGCGTGACCGAGACAGTCGTTCGCAACGCCGACGTGCCGGTCTGCTGTGTCCCGATGACGGAGCTGTGA
- a CDS encoding metal-dependent hydrolase → MMATTHALWGMAVALPVLAGEPTLAPVAFGAGLVGGLLPDLDLYAGHRKTLHYPVYAPLAAVPAVALAIATPSTVTVGVAVGLTAMALHAVTDAAGGGLELRPWLADSDRAVYSHYHGRWIRPRRWVRYDGAPEDLAVAGIATVSLAAVAGSAVTAVAVALLAVSAVYVLVRKPLATLAERLVGLLPTPVVSYVPERYRESR, encoded by the coding sequence ATGATGGCGACGACCCACGCGCTCTGGGGGATGGCGGTCGCGTTACCGGTCCTGGCGGGGGAGCCGACACTCGCGCCGGTGGCCTTCGGAGCGGGACTCGTGGGTGGCCTGCTCCCTGACCTCGATCTCTACGCCGGCCACCGGAAGACGTTGCACTATCCGGTGTACGCGCCGCTGGCCGCCGTCCCGGCGGTCGCACTCGCGATCGCCACGCCCTCGACGGTGACGGTCGGGGTCGCCGTGGGCCTCACCGCGATGGCGCTCCACGCCGTCACCGACGCCGCGGGCGGTGGGCTCGAACTCCGGCCGTGGCTCGCCGACTCGGACCGGGCCGTCTACAGCCACTACCACGGCCGCTGGATCCGTCCCCGGCGGTGGGTCCGCTACGACGGTGCCCCCGAGGATCTCGCCGTCGCCGGCATCGCGACCGTGTCACTCGCCGCGGTCGCCGGCAGTGCCGTCACCGCGGTCGCCGTCGCGTTGCTGGCGGTCTCGGCCGTGTACGTCCTGGTGCGCAAGCCGCTGGCGACGCTGGCCGAGCGCCTCGTCGGCCTGCTCCCGACACCCGTCGTGTCGTACGTCCCCGAACGCTACCGCGAGAGTCGGTAG